Part of the Zygotorulaspora mrakii chromosome 2, complete sequence genome, GTTGTTCCAATAACTTGTCATCCTCGGAGAGTGCCTCTGTTTCCTGTTCTCCCCCCGCTTTTTTGTTGTCTTTAACTTCGGTCTTTActtcatctttcaattcaGCTTCAACTTTGGATGCACTCACATTTGTATCCTCTATCGCCTCTTTTTTGGCTTCACCGTTTTGGGATATTTCACTCCCTTCTGTTTCGCCATTGGAATTGATTTTCTTATCAAAATTGGATAATGCATTGGATTTTTCCTCAAGTTTCTTTCTCTTTAGTTTAATCTCATACAAAACAGTGTCAAATTTTAATCTCGAATCTTCAACCTTCTTGCGCAATTCATGtacttttttaaaatcttCATTTATGAGCTTTTCTAATTTAGTATTAAATTCTTTGGCAATTGAAGTATCCATTTcatgtttattttcatcaatattcTTATAGCATACTGAGAATGTTTCAAGCATTTTCTTCACATCTTCTGCATCGGCAAAATCCTCGTCAAAGTCTGCTTCGACATCATTCTTTGCTGCCTGTTCGCCTGAGTGATCGACTTGTGCCGAGTTGAGAAAGACAGTGGAAGAATCATGCGCAGCCTTCGATAACGCTTGAGCAAATGATCTTGGCATAAATGGTTCAGActtctcattttcattgataCTGCCCTTCTCGGGTTTTTTGGACGACGTTCCAAACCAGCCTTCTTTCCCAAAGGACCACCAATCGGATATGGATTCTGTTAAATTTGGTGGGTAGTCGTAACCCtccaattcaaaagttttcgTCACAGTTAGCACTCTCCTGCAACTTTTTTCCAAGGCATccgttttcttttccaacGACTCGTACTGCGGTGGTAATTTGCTGATTTCATCTACAGTACCTAGTAACTCTTGAAGGTACCTAGTACGTGTCtttattgataaattcGCATGCGGATCACGTAAGTTGACATTAGAGATGGCCTGGGATAAAGTATCCTGGGTTTTATGAGCGGCACTAGCAATTGAGTTGGTAATCTTATTTAAGGAAAAGTCTGAAAAGTAGTCAGtcattattgttattgcCAATGTCTAAATTTATTAATCTTCTCGAGATATGTCTCAAGTGTGTCTTAGTTTAAGTCAAGCTTCTCGTGAATTTCTCCTTTGAAGTTCGCCTCTACGTGTCCCCCCTGATTGCAGGCCATTAAAAGAAattagaaaaaataattaaGAATACAAATTTTAATTAGGAACTTATAGTTGTTGGAGAAAGCATCCAGTTTTGGACAAAcatttgatttgaaagatttgaaataaatCAGTAGGAAGTTCTGTTATCCTAAGTGGACGTCTTAGAATCAGTAGTCGATACAGGCTCTTCAACAGGCTCTTTAGTTTTTTCTACAGCTTGCTCTTTACTTGGCTCTTTACTTGTATCTGAAGTCGTTTCTTTGGCTGTTTCTATTTTCTCTGGCGCTTTAGCTGATTCCTTAGCAAACTCTACAGCCGATATTTTTGCTGGTTCTTCAGCTGATTCCTTAGTGGACTCTACAGCCGATTCCTTAGTTGAGTCAACCGCTAATTTTTGAGCCTGTTTCTTTAGCTCCTccacttctttttccttctctAAGGTTTTTGCTTTCTCTTGGTCTTGCAGTTCATTGTGCCTCGTTTCCTGCTCTAGCAATTTTGCTTCTAATTCTTCATAGCTTACTTTTAATTTCTGGAGCTCTTCCTCGTGCTGTAGTTTTTGCTCTTCGGCTACTTTTTCGAGTTCTAAACGTTGCTTATTCAataaatcttcttctttgcgctttctttcttctgcTTCTAGCATCAGTTTTTCCTCGTGAGCACGACGTTCCTCTTCAACCCTTTTGGTGATTGCACTTAATTCGATTCTTTCGTTTGCACCTTCCTGTTTGATCAACGCCATTTTACTTAACAGATCGTTAATTTGATTGTCAATTTCGTTTATTTGAGGAAGATATGCTTTGTTTTTAACGTCTTCTaaaacttttttattttcttcatgtTGTACATTATTGTTTTCGGTCTCTAAAATCAATTGGTTTTTGGTTTCCTttaatttatcaatttcagattGTGTCTTTTTCGATTGTTCGGTAATAGCAAGAAcctttgaaacttttgcatCGATGT contains:
- a CDS encoding uncharacterized protein (similar to Saccharomyces cerevisiae YPR148C; ancestral locus Anc_3.491); translated protein: MTDYFSDFSLNKITNSIASAAHKTQDTLSQAISNVNLRDPHANLSIKTRTRYLQELLGTVDEISKLPPQYESLEKKTDALEKSCRRVLTVTKTFELEGYDYPPNLTESISDWWSFGKEGWFGTSSKKPEKGSINENEKSEPFMPRSFAQALSKAAHDSSTVFLNSAQVDHSGEQAAKNDVEADFDEDFADAEDVKKMLETFSVCYKNIDENKHEMDTSIAKEFNTKLEKLINEDFKKVHELRKKVEDSRLKFDTVLYEIKLKRKKLEEKSNALSNFDKKINSNGETEGSEISQNGEAKKEAIEDTNVSASKVEAELKDEVKTEVKDNKKAGGEQETEALSEDDKLLEQLEDEFVSNTTAAVEVMGEITDCSELLSLLKLFQNFQLVYYRQCVVELENSLKSLTELEDE